The following proteins are encoded in a genomic region of Pan troglodytes isolate AG18354 chromosome 2, NHGRI_mPanTro3-v2.0_pri, whole genome shotgun sequence:
- the FILIP1L gene encoding filamin A-interacting protein 1-like isoform X2: MVVDEQQRLTAQLTLQRQKIQELTTNAKETHTKLALAEARVQEEEQKATRLEKELQTQTTKFHQDQDTIMAKLTNEDSQNRQLQQKLAALSRQIDELEETNRSLRKAEEELQDIKEKISKGEYGNAGIMAEVEELRKRVLDMEGKDEELIKMEEQCRDLNKRLERETLQSKDFKLEVEKLSKRIMALEKLEDAFNKSKQECYSLKCNLEKERMTTKQLSQELESLKVRIKELEAIESRLEKTEFTLKEDLTKLKTLTVMFVDERKTMSEKLKKTEDKLQAASSQLQVEQNKVTTVTEKLIEETKRALKSKTDVEEKMYSITKERDDLKNKLKAEEEKGNDLLSRVNMLKNRLQSLEAIEKDFLKNKLNQDSGKSTTALHQENNKIKELSQEVERLKLKLKDMKAIEDDLMKTEDEYETLERRYANERDKAQFLSKELEHVKMELAKYKLAEKTETSHEQWLFKRLQEEEAKSGHLSREVDALKEKIHEYMATEDLICHLQGDHSVLQKKLNQQENRNRDLGREIENLTKELERYRHFNKSLRPSLNGRRISDPQVFSKEVQTEAVDNEPPDYKSLIPLERAVINGQLYEESENQDEDPNDEGSVLSFKCSQSTPCPVNRKLWIPWMKSKEGHLQNGKIQTKPNANFVQPGDLVLSHTPGQPLHIKVTPDHVQNTATLEITSPTTESPHSYTSTAVIPNCGTPKQRITILQNASITPVKSKTSTEDLMNLEQGMSPITMATFARAQTPESCGSLTPERTMSPIQVLAVTGSASSPEQGRSPEPIEISAKHAIFRVSPDRQSSWQFQRSNSNSSSVITTEDNKIHIHLGSPYMQAVASPVRPASPSAPLQDNRTQGLINGALNKTTNKVTSSITITPTATPLPRQSQITIKEVCKQRIPARIPKLKSTGITKISTKAPTVPMDKPIYQNGCGKLHIVRTVTSNTFLHVGGRR, translated from the exons ATGGTGGTGGATGAACAGCAAAGGCTGACGGCACAGCTCACCCTTCAAAGACAGAAAATCCAAGAGCTGACCACAAATGCAAAGGAAACACATACCAAACTAGCCCTTGCTGAAGCCAGAGTTCAGGAGGAAGAGCAGAAGGCAACCAGACTAGAGAAGGAACTGCAAACGCAGACCACAAAGTTTCACCAGGACCAAGACACAATTATGGCGAAGCTCACCAATGAGGACAGTCAAAATCGCCAGCTTCAACAAAAGCTGGCAGCACTCAGCCGGCAGATTGATGAGTTAGAAGAGACAAACAGGTCTTTACGAAAAGCAGAAGAGGAGCTGcaagatataaaagaaaaaatcagtaagGGAGAATATGGAAACGCTGGTATCATGGCTGAAGTGGAAGAGCTCAGGAAACGTGTGCTAGATATGGAAGGGAAAGATGAAGAGCTCATAAAAATGGAGGAGCAGTGCAGAGATCTCAATAAGAGGCTTGAAAGGGAGACGTTACAGAGTAAAGACTTTAAACTAGAGGTTGAAAAACTCAGTAAAAGAATTATGGCTCTGGAAAAGTTAGAAGACGCtttcaacaaaagcaaacaagaatGCTACTCTCTGAAAtgcaatttagaaaaagaaaggatgaCCACAAAGCAGTTGTCTCAAGAACTGGAGAGTTTAAAAGTAAGGATCAAAGAGCTAGAAGCCATTGAAAGTCGGCTAGAAAAGACAGAATTCACTCTAAAAGAGGATTTAACTAAACTGAAAACATTAACTGTGATGTTTGTAGATGAACGGAAAACAATGagtgaaaaattaaagaaaactgaaGATAAATTACAAGCTGCTTCTTCTCAGCTTCAAGTGGAGCAAAATAAAGTAACAACAGTTACTGAGAAGTTAATCGAGGAAACTAAAAGGGCGCTCAAGTCCAAAACCGATGTAGAAGAAAAGATGTACAGCATAACCaaggagagagatgatttaaaaaacaaattgaaagcggaagaagagaaaggaaatgatcTCCTGTCAAGAGTTAATATGTTGAAAAATAGGCTTCAATCATTGGAAGCAATTGAGAAAGATTtcctaaaaaacaaattaaatcaaGACTCTGGGAAATCCACAACAGCATTACACCAAGAAAACAATAAGATTAAGGAGCTCTCTCAAGAAGTGGAAAGACTGAAACTGAAGCTAAAGGACATGAAAGCCATTGAGGATGACCTCATGAAAACAGAAGATGAATATGAGACTCTAGAACGAAGGTATGCTAATGAACGAGACAAAGCTCAATTTTTATCTAAAGAGCTGGAACATGTTAAAATGGAACTTGCTAAGTACAAGTTAGCAGAAAAGACAGAGACCAGCCATGAACAATGGCTTTTCAAAAGGCTTCAAGAAGAAGAAGCTAAGTCAGGGCACCTCTCAAGAGAAGTGGAtgcattaaaagagaaaattcatgAATACATGGCAACTGAAGACCTAATATGTCACCTCCAGGGAGATCACTCAGTCCTGCAAAAAAAACtaaatcaacaagaaaacagGAACAGAGATTTAGGAAGAGAGATTGAAAACCTCACTAAGGAGTTAGAGAGGTACCGGCATTTCAATAAGAGCCTCAGGCCTAGTCTCAATGGAAGAAGAATTTCCGATCCTCAAGTATTTTCTAAAGAAGTTCAGACAGAAGCAGTAGACAATGAACCACCTGATTACAAGAGCCTCATTCCTCTGGAACGTGCAGTCATCAATGGTCAGTTATATGAGGAGAGTGAGAATCAAGACGAGGACCCTAATGATGAGGGATCTGTGCTGTCCTTCAAATGCAGCCAGTCTACTCCATGTCCTGTTAACAGAAAGCTATGGATTCCCTGGATGAAATCCAAGGAGGGCCATCTTCAGAATGGAAAAATACAAACTAAACCCAATGCCAACTTTGTGCAACCTGGAGATCTAGTCCTAAGCCACACACCTGGGCAGCCACTTCATATAAAGGTTACTCCAGACCATGTACAAAACACAGCCACTCTTGAAATCACAAGTCCAACCACAGAGAGTCCTCACTCTTACACGAGTACTGCAGTGATACCGAACTGTGGCACGCCAAAGCAAAGGATAACCATCCTCCAAAACGCCTCCATAACACCAGTAAAGTCCAAAACCTCTACCGAAGACCTCATGAATTTAGAACAAGGCATGTCCCCAATTACCATGGCAACCTTTGCCAGAGCACAGACCCCAGAGTCTTGTGGTTCTCTAACTCCAGAAAGGACAATGTCCCCTATTCAGGTTTTGGCTGTGACTGGTTCAGCTAGCTCTCCTGAGCAGGGACGCTCCCCAGAACCAATAGAAATCAGTGCCAAGCATGCGATATTCAGAGTCTCCCCAGACCGGCAGTCATCATGGCAGTTTCAGCGTTCAAACAGTAATAGCTCAAGTGTGATAACTACTGAGGATAATAAAATCCACATTCACTTAGGAAGTCCTTACATGCAAGCTGTAGCCAGCCCTGTGAGACCTGCCAGCCCTTCAGCACCACTGCAGGATAACCGAACTCAAGGCTTAATTAACGGGGCACTAAACAAAACAACCAATAAAGTCACCAGCAGTATTACTATCACACCAACAGCCACACCTCTTCCTCGACAATCACAAATTACA ATCAAGGAGGTATGCAAGCAGAGAATCCCAGCACGGATCCCTAAACTGAAATCTACAGGCATCACCAAGATTTCCACTAAAGCCCCCACAGTGCCTATGGATAAGCCTATTTACCAAAATGGCTGTGGGAAGCTACACATCGTGAGAACTGTCACCTCCAACACCTTCCTCCACGTGGGAGGGAGAAGGTAA
- the FILIP1L gene encoding filamin A-interacting protein 1-like isoform X3, whose amino-acid sequence MFGCKKQDAEEQCLLKKLIDQEIKSQEEKEQEKEKRVTTLKEELTKLKSFALMVVDEQQRLTAQLTLQRQKIQELTTNAKETHTKLALAEARVQEEEQKATRLEKELQTQTTKFHQDQDTIMAKLTNEDSQNRQLQQKLAALSRQIDELEETNRSLRKAEEELQDIKEKISKGEYGNAGIMAEVEELRKRVLDMEGKDEELIKMEEQCRDLNKRLERETLQSKDFKLEVEKLSKRIMALEKLEDAFNKSKQECYSLKCNLEKERMTTKQLSQELESLKVRIKELEAIESRLEKTEFTLKEDLTKLKTLTVMFVDERKTMSEKLKKTEDKLQAASSQLQVEQNKVTTVTEKLIEETKRALKSKTDVEEKMYSITKERDDLKNKLKAEEEKGNDLLSRVNMLKNRLQSLEAIEKDFLKNKLNQDSGKSTTALHQENNKIKELSQEVERLKLKLKDMKAIEDDLMKTEDEYETLERRYANERDKAQFLSKELEHVKMELAKYKLAEKTETSHEQWLFKRLQEEEAKSGHLSREVDALKEKIHEYMATEDLICHLQGDHSVLQKKLNQQENRNRDLGREIENLTKELERYRHFNKSLRPSLNGRRISDPQVFSKEVQTEAVDNEPPDYKSLIPLERAVINGQLYEESENQDEDPNDEGSVLSFKCSQSTPCPVNRKLWIPWMKSKEGHLQNGKIQTKPNANFVQPGDLVLSHTPGQPLHIKVTPDHVQNTATLEITSPTTESPHSYTSTAVIPNCGTPKQRITILQNASITPVKSKTSTEDLMNLEQGMSPITMATFARAQTPESCGSLTPERTMSPIQVLAVTGSASSPEQGRSPEPIEISAKHAIFRVSPDRQSSWQFQRSNSNSSSVITTEDNKIHIHLGSPYMQAVASPVRPASPSAPLQDNRTQGLINGALNKTTNKVTSSITITPTATPLPRQSQITIKEVCKQRIPARIPKLKSTGITKISTKAPTVPMDKPIYQNGCGKLHIVRTVTSNTFLHVGGRR is encoded by the exons ATGTTTGGCTGCAAAAAACAAGATGCTGAGGAACAGTGTTT ATTAAAGAAGCTAATTGATCAAGAAATCAAGTCTCAGGAGGAGAAGgagcaagaaaaggagaaaagggtcACCACCCTGAAAGAGGAGCTGACCAAGCTGAAGTCTTTTGCTTTGATGGTGGTGGATGAACAGCAAAGGCTGACGGCACAGCTCACCCTTCAAAGACAGAAAATCCAAGAGCTGACCACAAATGCAAAGGAAACACATACCAAACTAGCCCTTGCTGAAGCCAGAGTTCAGGAGGAAGAGCAGAAGGCAACCAGACTAGAGAAGGAACTGCAAACGCAGACCACAAAGTTTCACCAGGACCAAGACACAATTATGGCGAAGCTCACCAATGAGGACAGTCAAAATCGCCAGCTTCAACAAAAGCTGGCAGCACTCAGCCGGCAGATTGATGAGTTAGAAGAGACAAACAGGTCTTTACGAAAAGCAGAAGAGGAGCTGcaagatataaaagaaaaaatcagtaagGGAGAATATGGAAACGCTGGTATCATGGCTGAAGTGGAAGAGCTCAGGAAACGTGTGCTAGATATGGAAGGGAAAGATGAAGAGCTCATAAAAATGGAGGAGCAGTGCAGAGATCTCAATAAGAGGCTTGAAAGGGAGACGTTACAGAGTAAAGACTTTAAACTAGAGGTTGAAAAACTCAGTAAAAGAATTATGGCTCTGGAAAAGTTAGAAGACGCtttcaacaaaagcaaacaagaatGCTACTCTCTGAAAtgcaatttagaaaaagaaaggatgaCCACAAAGCAGTTGTCTCAAGAACTGGAGAGTTTAAAAGTAAGGATCAAAGAGCTAGAAGCCATTGAAAGTCGGCTAGAAAAGACAGAATTCACTCTAAAAGAGGATTTAACTAAACTGAAAACATTAACTGTGATGTTTGTAGATGAACGGAAAACAATGagtgaaaaattaaagaaaactgaaGATAAATTACAAGCTGCTTCTTCTCAGCTTCAAGTGGAGCAAAATAAAGTAACAACAGTTACTGAGAAGTTAATCGAGGAAACTAAAAGGGCGCTCAAGTCCAAAACCGATGTAGAAGAAAAGATGTACAGCATAACCaaggagagagatgatttaaaaaacaaattgaaagcggaagaagagaaaggaaatgatcTCCTGTCAAGAGTTAATATGTTGAAAAATAGGCTTCAATCATTGGAAGCAATTGAGAAAGATTtcctaaaaaacaaattaaatcaaGACTCTGGGAAATCCACAACAGCATTACACCAAGAAAACAATAAGATTAAGGAGCTCTCTCAAGAAGTGGAAAGACTGAAACTGAAGCTAAAGGACATGAAAGCCATTGAGGATGACCTCATGAAAACAGAAGATGAATATGAGACTCTAGAACGAAGGTATGCTAATGAACGAGACAAAGCTCAATTTTTATCTAAAGAGCTGGAACATGTTAAAATGGAACTTGCTAAGTACAAGTTAGCAGAAAAGACAGAGACCAGCCATGAACAATGGCTTTTCAAAAGGCTTCAAGAAGAAGAAGCTAAGTCAGGGCACCTCTCAAGAGAAGTGGAtgcattaaaagagaaaattcatgAATACATGGCAACTGAAGACCTAATATGTCACCTCCAGGGAGATCACTCAGTCCTGCAAAAAAAACtaaatcaacaagaaaacagGAACAGAGATTTAGGAAGAGAGATTGAAAACCTCACTAAGGAGTTAGAGAGGTACCGGCATTTCAATAAGAGCCTCAGGCCTAGTCTCAATGGAAGAAGAATTTCCGATCCTCAAGTATTTTCTAAAGAAGTTCAGACAGAAGCAGTAGACAATGAACCACCTGATTACAAGAGCCTCATTCCTCTGGAACGTGCAGTCATCAATGGTCAGTTATATGAGGAGAGTGAGAATCAAGACGAGGACCCTAATGATGAGGGATCTGTGCTGTCCTTCAAATGCAGCCAGTCTACTCCATGTCCTGTTAACAGAAAGCTATGGATTCCCTGGATGAAATCCAAGGAGGGCCATCTTCAGAATGGAAAAATACAAACTAAACCCAATGCCAACTTTGTGCAACCTGGAGATCTAGTCCTAAGCCACACACCTGGGCAGCCACTTCATATAAAGGTTACTCCAGACCATGTACAAAACACAGCCACTCTTGAAATCACAAGTCCAACCACAGAGAGTCCTCACTCTTACACGAGTACTGCAGTGATACCGAACTGTGGCACGCCAAAGCAAAGGATAACCATCCTCCAAAACGCCTCCATAACACCAGTAAAGTCCAAAACCTCTACCGAAGACCTCATGAATTTAGAACAAGGCATGTCCCCAATTACCATGGCAACCTTTGCCAGAGCACAGACCCCAGAGTCTTGTGGTTCTCTAACTCCAGAAAGGACAATGTCCCCTATTCAGGTTTTGGCTGTGACTGGTTCAGCTAGCTCTCCTGAGCAGGGACGCTCCCCAGAACCAATAGAAATCAGTGCCAAGCATGCGATATTCAGAGTCTCCCCAGACCGGCAGTCATCATGGCAGTTTCAGCGTTCAAACAGTAATAGCTCAAGTGTGATAACTACTGAGGATAATAAAATCCACATTCACTTAGGAAGTCCTTACATGCAAGCTGTAGCCAGCCCTGTGAGACCTGCCAGCCCTTCAGCACCACTGCAGGATAACCGAACTCAAGGCTTAATTAACGGGGCACTAAACAAAACAACCAATAAAGTCACCAGCAGTATTACTATCACACCAACAGCCACACCTCTTCCTCGACAATCACAAATTACA ATCAAGGAGGTATGCAAGCAGAGAATCCCAGCACGGATCCCTAAACTGAAATCTACAGGCATCACCAAGATTTCCACTAAAGCCCCCACAGTGCCTATGGATAAGCCTATTTACCAAAATGGCTGTGGGAAGCTACACATCGTGAGAACTGTCACCTCCAACACCTTCCTCCACGTGGGAGGGAGAAGGTAA